Below is a window of Dictyostelium discoideum AX4 chromosome 1 chromosome, whole genome shotgun sequence DNA.
ACTCACCAATTAGTATACATACTAATTTtacatatttattatataatacaTTAATAATGTATTTAGATCAAATGTTAATTGTTTCAGAAGACTATAAGAATTCATTAGAGAAACAAATAGAGATACAAGCGAAAAGACAAACACCAATCCCATCCAATACAATCGGAAGATATGCttatcaaatattgaaaGCATTATCATATTTACATAGTCAAGATTTAACTCATAGAAGTTTATCATtggataatattaaattagatGATAATGTATGTGTTACatacaatttaatttatataataataactattattatttaaatattaatttcttttgttttattattatttactacGAAATTTcgtattattttatatttagaatcaaattaaattaacaaattatggactttattatttatcagATCATGGGGAGAATGTATCATTCccaattggtaatttattatatcttTCACCTGAATCAATATTAAGAGGTGCAAAAGGATCATCAAATACCAAAGCAGATGTATGGGCATTAGGTTGTATTTTATTACATATTTGTTTAGGTTATTGTATTTGGCAAGATAATAATCCATCAATTGTAACAAATAGAATATTACATTTATCTGGTTATTCAACAACTcaatcttttaattcaatttctaaatcatttgaacaatgtgaattaaaaaaaacaataataaatgaaaaacaacatgaagaatatgaagaatatgatgatgatgaagatataAGTGAAGAAGAAAAGGAGAAAAgaattaaagatattaaattaaataatagagataatatgaataattttataaattcattaaaaagagaagaaaaagaaaatagtgatagtaatagtggtagtagtaatagtaatataggTATAGGATTAAATGGTTTAggtaaagaattaattgaaataattgaacAATGTTTAATACCAAATCCAATGGATAGACCAGATAGTGAAACATTATTAGATCATCCTTACTttaatgaatataaaaatattgatccATATCAATTACAATGGATAATTAAACCATTTACAAAGAGTTGGGATTTACCAGATAGTTTAGAATCTTTAACTTTAAAAGAGATTGAATCCTATGGACATATTGGtagtgataataatggtggtggtggtggtggtggtggtgaatcTGATAGTGATATTTACTCTGGTAAAGAGATTTATTACTTTTGGAAATTATTAGGTGGTAATATTGAAAAGGAATTAGTTAATAAAGGATTTGCAAAAGCATCACCATCGGTTCATAAATTACCATTATATGTACCAGTTAAAGCCTCATTAACTGAATCAACTAATAGTGGTTTAAATTCACCACAACCctatcaacatcaacatcatcaacatcaacatcaacatcaacatccaaatataattaaatcaaaaaattcaacagtatataataatgaattttgtTTAGTTGAATTAagtaatgtttttttaaaaattaaagaatcatttaaattatatggTAGTAAAGTTTTTGAAGAAGGTATTgaacaatcaaataataataataataatagatttaataatattgaaaataatattgaattacaAATTATAATCATTAGAGAATttcataaattattatatcaatatcaatatgaTGATCCAACATTATCACAACCAAAGATATATAGATTAGCAAAATTATTTGTACCACCAATTTTAAGAGGTGATATTTGGTCTTCGATTTTAGGTGTAAATGAAAGAGAAGCAAAACAATTGTATAATAGTATCAATTTAGATGTTAAAGGTCCAAATGATAAACAGTTTGAATTGGATATACCAAGATGTCACCAATATCatccattattatcatcaagaCAAGGTCATGTACAATTATTCAAGATTTTAAAGGCATGGTCATTATTGAATTTAGAGAAGGGTTGCTATTGGCAAGGATTGGATAATGTGGCTTCACCGTTTTTAGTACACCATTTCTTTAATGAACCAATTGCATTCGCTTCGTTGAAGGCTTTTGTTGACAAGTATCTCTCCATTCTTTATGTGCCAAATAACCATGCTGCCCTATCAGAGATTATGTTGATCTATCAACAACTATTGGCTTATCACGATCCAGAGTTATTGAATCACTTGATGGATATTCAATTGGATCCAAACCTTTATTCAATTCCTTGGTTTATCACTGTGTTTGCTCATATCttaccaattgataaattggAGATACTTTGGGACTCGATTTTATTATGTCCTTCAAGTTTACCAAATTTCATTGCTGCCTCTATGATCATCCAATTCCgtgattcaattttaaagatgaaTTTTGAAGATGGTATAACAATGATGTCCATGATTCCATCGGTTGATGTTCATAAATGTGTTTCCGACGCTTTATCAATGTTTAATAAAACACCTCTAAGTACAACTGTCACTAAATTCGTTTCAAATACTGATCAAGAGCTATGGTGGATGCAAGAAGTACCctttgaaaaaagaaaattagaattattcCCACGTATTGATATTCATGATTTAATCAATGATCAACAAAAGGTAATACTAGATATTAGAACACCTttacaatttcaacaaattcattatCCTTCCTCTATAAATGTTAATCCAAAGTTATCCAAACTTCAGCAACAAATGGAACAATATAAAGGTCAACaaattgttgtaattgcCCCAAAAGATCAAGGTGTAGATTTcacaaatcaattaattcaatggAAATTCCCTTTTGTTTCAATGTTAAATGGTGGTATGGATTCTTTAGAACATGGTGCTCatagtttattaataatttcaaataaaaattaataaaatattaataataataccaaaatACATAcacaattatattatattttattttattttattttttatttttttcaatataaattaaattcatatttctttttaaatattttattaaatattttatttattaattctgaTTCaactatatttaatttaccaattaatggaagtaagaatttaaaacaattgttatttaattgataatgtttatttgaaatccaaattgattctaatgaatttggtggtaaagaatttattgaaattggtgtttcatcatttaaaattataatatgtttaattgaaattggtaaCCATTTTTTATGAACTGGTTGTTTAAATTCTAAACCTAATTCTAAAAGTTCCAATTGTTGTGGTAATGTATTTGAAGTGATTGTTGAATTATAGTTACCAATTCttaaacattttaaatttgtaaaaactttaaaatctttaactGGTTTAGTATAggatttataataaaattcacttaaatctaattttattaaattttttaaacaagtTTGTGAATGGTAATCTAATTTATAATCACTTTCAATGATATTcactttaattgatttaatactttgaaatttatttaaaaataattttgatgatttttcaaatatccaataaaataagaaaattGGTGTTGTTGCATTTAAATTTAGTGAACTGAATTGTGATGATAACaattgtggttgtggtggtgctTGAAATTGACCATGAAATGagttataaaaaattgttaaatttgtAACTGATGGTGGTATCATGGATATTATATCTATGTTTGAGTcatttagttttaataagTTTGATATTTCTTGATTTGTTGataaattaccatttttattataaacttttaattgtaaatgttTCATTCTccaatcattaaaataagCAAATGGTTGAGTTcttaaatttgtaattttaagtTTTTCAAGTTTATTAGGTAGAGTTGTACCACTCTTGATTAAACACATATTATAGTCTCTTGGTAAtgttaatttctttaatgatTGTGGTAATTCATTTGAACCAATTTCATGTTTAAAACTTGAATTTGAAGAAAACTTAATCTGTTCAATTGAATTaggtaaattttttattgattgattgaatgAATGTccaaaaataattacttttaaaaattttggtaAAACATTctcatttaattctttattaaaataagttccaaattttaattttcttaatGATATTGGTAAAATGTTAACACCAATTTCttgattaaaaattgaacTAAATTCTAATattgttaaatttgaaaatattgataaactGTTATTTGTTGACGATACAAGTGGTATATCTGGTTGATTATAtacattaaaaattaaatgtgtTACAGGTGGTAAATTTTCACATAAATTGAAACTAtttctaatattatttggttgATATAAACTTATTGATTCTATATAgtttggtaaattatttaatttttcactaatttcttcttttttaatatcaacaaattttataaataatgattttataaattgtttattatcttttaagaattgttgttgtgaaaAGTTGACATCaactgaaaatgaaaataaattaaacattattaaatatttaaaaattaaattctttaaaacaCAGTTTCtccatattttaaaaaataataaagaattaacatcatcatcattatcactaACATCAATCTCTATCTCAttcattttgaaatttttaaaaaaaaaaaaaacaatgtttatttttaatgaattgattgttttttttttttttttttttttttttttttttttttttttttttttttcttttagcCATTTTCTTTGATGATACAGATATATTCAAAAAAGGACATTTTTTATACCagtaataaaaatcattttgCAATCTTCAAAGTAGTTTCTTGAGACTTTATATTGATTACCAAGAGTGTACACATACCAGGTTGAAATTGGGGAAATAAATCCAAATCATtgttaattttcttttctcAATTTGATATGATTTTAAacaaatctttttaaaaaaaaataaaaataaaataaaaaaataaaaaattaagaatgACCAATCatcttaatttaaaaaaaaaaaataaaaataaaataaaaataaaataaaaataaaataaaaataaaattaaaaatgaccaatcatctttatttaataaaaaaaaataaaaataaaataaaaaaataaaaaattaagaataaCCAATCAtcttaattaaaaaaaaaaaacagatatATTCAGCAGTACACAACTtacttttcttttattaatgaaaaaaaatttttttgaagttCATAGGATTCaggatttttttattttgaagttCGTTGATttcaagattttttttttttttatcaaaaaaaatttttttttttttcaaatttttttttcaaattcaatattttttattttttattattataatttatctttaaatggaacgaatgataaattatttctcTCCTTCAAAGGGAACAAAAAAACTTCAAAATGCTGTCAACGATCCAAATATAGATCAAGGATTACCATCTCATATTTTGCTTGTTAAAGTTATTGATCAGGGTAAT
It encodes the following:
- the tbck gene encoding RabGAP/TBC domain-containing protein, whose protein sequence is MMKSDEGVSGNSNNNNNYKFKDNTFRKYGVEVVAYDNNNNNNNNNNNNDDNNTVTVNSRGFHISIHPFSFRNKLTINQNNGSIGGSSSSSSTSNSVSTPKPQSFYVDDAGIAKQLNQSVFDILSRSRYLSSLSHENLAEFIAAEPSQKHHDQMLIVSEDYKNSLEKQIEIQAKRQTPIPSNTIGRYAYQILKALSYLHSQDLTHRSLSLDNIKLDDNNQIKLTNYGLYYLSDHGENVSFPIGNLLYLSPESILRGAKGSSNTKADVWALGCILLHICLGYCIWQDNNPSIVTNRILHLSGYSTTQSFNSISKSFEQCELKKTIINEKQHEEYEEYDDDEDISEEEKEKRIKDIKLNNRDNMNNFINSLKREEKENSDSNSGSSNSNIGIGLNGLGKELIEIIEQCLIPNPMDRPDSETLLDHPYFNEYKNIDPYQLQWIIKPFTKSWDLPDSLESLTLKEIESYGHIGSDNNGGGGGGGGESDSDIYSGKEIYYFWKLLGGNIEKELVNKGFAKASPSVHKLPLYVPVKASLTESTNSGLNSPQPYQHQHHQHQHQHQHPNIIKSKNSTVYNNEFCLVELSNVFLKIKESFKLYGSKVFEEGIEQSNNNNNNRFNNIENNIELQIIIIREFHKLLYQYQYDDPTLSQPKIYRLAKLFVPPILRGDIWSSILGVNEREAKQLYNSINLDVKGPNDKQFELDIPRCHQYHPLLSSRQGHVQLFKILKAWSLLNLEKGCYWQGLDNVASPFLVHHFFNEPIAFASLKAFVDKYLSILYVPNNHAALSEIMLIYQQLLAYHDPELLNHLMDIQLDPNLYSIPWFITVFAHILPIDKLEILWDSILLCPSSLPNFIAASMIIQFRDSILKMNFEDGITMMSMIPSVDVHKCVSDALSMFNKTPLSTTVTKFVSNTDQELWWMQEVPFEKRKLELFPRIDIHDLINDQQKVILDIRTPLQFQQIHYPSSINVNPKLSKLQQQMEQYKGQQIVVIAPKDQGVDFTNQLIQWKFPFVSMLNGGMDSLEHGAHSLLIISNKN